The following proteins are encoded in a genomic region of Paraburkholderia sp. BL23I1N1:
- the hydA gene encoding dihydropyrimidinase: protein MSPTPTLVKGGRIITAVDDYVADILVEGERIVSIGLNLDGGPDARVIDAAGLLVFPGGVDCHTHMENTFGASVTCDNFASGTRSAAFGGTTTIIDFALQTAGTSPLDAISRAQSKAASAASIDYGFHVIVTQVDERVLGDMQYAIRHEGVSSFKMFMAYPGTVMSDDAAIFQAMRMVGQHGGMIALHAENGTVIDLLIREALAQGHTAPRYHALTRPAIMEGEATHRGIKLAELAEAPVYFVHLSAKEALKHVIEARDLGIPVFAETCPHYLFFDESAYADDSFELARYVMSPPLRSKEAQNALWTALKTDDLQLISTDHCPYCMKEGHRGNVNQKPLGRDDFSKIPNGVPGVETRMTVVYDGGVRGGRITLNRFVELMSTAPARLFGLFPKKGTLAIGSDADIVLFDPNEQHMISADSQHGDCDFTLFEGRTVTGRVKKVLLRGELLIDNGDWVGRTGQGQFVARGELGGHW from the coding sequence ATGAGCCCGACCCCAACCCTCGTCAAAGGCGGCCGCATCATTACGGCCGTTGACGACTACGTCGCCGACATCCTCGTCGAAGGCGAGCGCATCGTCAGCATCGGACTGAATCTCGACGGTGGACCGGATGCACGCGTGATCGATGCGGCAGGGCTGCTCGTGTTTCCCGGAGGCGTCGATTGCCATACGCACATGGAGAACACCTTCGGGGCCTCGGTGACCTGCGACAACTTTGCGTCGGGCACGCGTTCAGCGGCCTTCGGCGGAACGACGACGATTATCGACTTCGCATTGCAAACCGCCGGCACGAGCCCTCTCGACGCGATCTCGCGGGCGCAATCGAAGGCGGCATCGGCCGCGAGCATCGACTACGGTTTTCACGTGATCGTGACGCAGGTGGATGAGCGCGTGCTTGGCGACATGCAATACGCGATTCGTCACGAAGGTGTCTCGAGCTTCAAGATGTTCATGGCCTATCCCGGCACGGTCATGTCGGACGACGCCGCTATTTTTCAGGCGATGCGGATGGTCGGCCAGCACGGCGGCATGATCGCGTTGCATGCCGAAAACGGCACGGTCATCGACCTGCTGATTCGCGAGGCGCTCGCGCAGGGCCATACCGCGCCGCGTTATCACGCGCTGACGCGCCCTGCGATCATGGAGGGCGAAGCGACACATCGCGGCATCAAGCTCGCCGAACTCGCCGAAGCACCGGTTTATTTCGTACATCTTTCGGCGAAAGAGGCATTGAAGCATGTGATCGAAGCGCGCGACCTGGGCATTCCGGTGTTCGCGGAGACCTGTCCGCACTATCTGTTCTTCGATGAATCGGCGTACGCCGACGACAGCTTCGAACTCGCGCGTTACGTGATGAGTCCGCCATTGCGCTCGAAAGAGGCGCAGAACGCGCTCTGGACCGCGCTCAAGACCGACGATCTGCAACTGATCTCGACCGATCACTGTCCGTATTGCATGAAGGAGGGTCACCGCGGCAATGTCAACCAGAAGCCGCTTGGACGCGATGATTTTTCGAAGATCCCGAATGGCGTGCCTGGTGTCGAAACACGTATGACGGTGGTCTACGACGGTGGCGTGCGAGGCGGCCGCATCACGCTCAATCGCTTCGTCGAGTTGATGTCGACTGCGCCAGCCAGGCTTTTCGGCCTGTTCCCGAAGAAGGGAACACTCGCGATCGGCAGCGACGCCGATATCGTCCTGTTCGATCCGAACGAGCAGCACATGATCAGCGCGGACTCGCAACACGGCGATTGCGACTTCACGCTGTTCGAAGGTCGCACGGTCACGGGCCGGGTGAAAAAAGTGCTGCTACGGGGGGAGTTGCTGATCGACAACGGCGACTGGGTCGGACGGACCGGTCAGGGACAGTTTGTCGCGCGCGGCGAACTGGGCGGTCACTGGTAG
- a CDS encoding dihydrodipicolinate synthase family protein, which yields MIPTHADPFNGVYASTLCPLDADGRHVDEVALERHIEAVASVDGIAGLLVNGHAGENFTLPAADKRRVVEIAHAVCGDRSIIVAGVNAEDSYEAQAHANDARQAGADAMLLFPPFSWALSTDLDTVVTHHRIANAEARLPMMLYQAGVATGGMAYTPQMLAALVGLPEVVAIKEGSWETAAYEANRRLVKSIAPHVAVMASGDEHLFTCFAIGTEGSLVSLAAVVPELVVALYRAVEHGDLGRAQQLHERIYPLAKAIYGTAPGSYANARLKACLHLLGHFPHPSMRPPISPLSHAELTRLEDALAIATDTQRSDS from the coding sequence ACGCGGATGGGCGACACGTGGACGAAGTGGCGCTCGAACGGCATATCGAAGCGGTGGCGAGCGTCGACGGCATTGCCGGGCTTCTGGTGAACGGCCATGCCGGCGAGAACTTCACGCTCCCGGCGGCGGACAAGCGGCGCGTCGTGGAAATTGCGCATGCGGTCTGCGGCGATCGCTCGATCATCGTCGCCGGCGTGAATGCTGAGGACAGCTATGAGGCGCAGGCCCACGCCAATGACGCAAGACAGGCCGGCGCCGATGCCATGCTGCTGTTTCCGCCGTTCTCATGGGCGCTGTCGACCGATCTCGATACCGTTGTGACGCACCACCGGATCGCCAACGCCGAGGCCCGCCTGCCCATGATGCTTTACCAGGCCGGCGTCGCCACGGGCGGCATGGCCTACACGCCGCAGATGCTTGCCGCGCTCGTCGGCTTGCCCGAGGTCGTAGCCATCAAGGAAGGCAGTTGGGAGACTGCCGCGTACGAAGCGAACCGCCGGCTCGTCAAATCGATCGCGCCGCATGTAGCCGTGATGGCTTCCGGCGACGAACACCTGTTCACCTGTTTTGCGATCGGTACCGAAGGCAGCCTCGTCAGCCTTGCGGCCGTCGTGCCTGAACTGGTCGTGGCGCTGTATCGCGCTGTCGAACACGGCGATCTCGGCCGCGCGCAGCAGCTTCATGAGCGCATCTATCCGCTTGCGAAGGCTATCTACGGAACCGCGCCCGGCTCGTATGCCAATGCGCGCCTGAAAGCCTGCCTGCACTTGCTGGGCCACTTTCCGCATCCCTCGATGCGCCCGCCGATCTCGCCGCTTTCCCATGCGGAGCTGACGCGTCTCGAAGACGCGCTCGCCATTGCAACCGACACTCAACGGAGTGATTCATGA
- a CDS encoding zinc ribbon domain-containing protein has translation MPIYEYACDACGTFDAIRPVSMRDERMSCPECGLLSPRIVSGSTVLLAQRAGKMPAEEGAYGFRHQGGCGCCH, from the coding sequence ATGCCAATCTATGAGTATGCCTGCGACGCATGCGGGACGTTCGATGCCATCCGCCCGGTTTCCATGCGTGATGAGCGAATGTCGTGCCCGGAGTGCGGGCTGTTATCGCCGCGCATCGTCAGCGGTTCGACGGTGCTGCTGGCGCAGCGCGCCGGGAAAATGCCGGCGGAAGAAGGGGCCTATGGCTTCAGGCATCAAGGTGGCTGCGGTTGCTGTCACTAG